A stretch of DNA from Channa argus isolate prfri chromosome 7, Channa argus male v1.0, whole genome shotgun sequence:
atgtgaaaacctaatccttaatattttatttattaattctaGAAACATTACAACTTTTTCTTGAAATATTGTGACTTTACGCTAAAGACATTAGTTTATATCCAGATTCTACAACCTCTAACTTTTTCATGCCGCTCCACCTTTATTGACACGCTCTGCGAGAATCTgacaaaatgtctgaaaaaataccaaacattgttaaacaatacaatttactgaaaaaaataaaataaaataaatgttgtttcgggacaaattcattatttatacGGTGACAGCCTTTGGGTTTTATATTAGCAAATTACAAATGTACTACTGTGTTTACTACCATAGCCGCTGCTTCTAAGTCTgtttaaacagaaatacaatatCCTGCACAGACTGTCAGCCTTTCCCAGAAGTGTTgaacatacacagaaagaaaagtgttCAGGACAGGGAATAAGTTTTGTTGTCATCAAATCGTCCGTGACAGAAAGCAACTCTTGTTTCACTTATACATCTTTTTCGGGTAAAGAAGCTGTGGTCGAGCTGCTACTGCCTGCATGCTGGCTCGGGCCACTGGCAAGTCAGAATGATAGATGTTCCCCAGAAGTGATAATATGGATGGCAGCAACAGAACAGGCTAGGGACTGATGAGGCTGAATTAATTTTCTCTGAAATGAAACTCATAAATCACAGCTGACAAGGGCCACTTTGTGAGAGTTGTGTTGTGTCTGTCTTGCCAGCTGAGAGGCAGGAAACATTTATCCAATGGTGGTCTGGGAAATTCCGCGCTATCTGGCCAAGAGATGAAAATGCATCAGTCCGACAACTCTACTCAAATCCTTCTTCTCAGCAATGATACAATCAGTTCTACTGAGAAACGGAGGCactatacagtaaatgcagGTGGACTAAGTTTATACGGCGCGTTCTGACTTGTGGAACCTAATTCTTCAGAGAGCATGAATAGACGTTTCCAGGCCAACCGTGTTTTAAGACTGCAAAATATGCAGTGATCAGAAGTTCAAATGTTGCCACTTTAATTTCAATCGTTTAAATCTCACTCAACAAATAAAGGAACACATTAAGTGGGCCACTAAATACTCGCTATGGCACGTGGGTGTATTATGTTTCATTTCGCAGGTAAAAGCAGGTGATTTCAGGTGATTTTTGTAATGTAAACCTTTAGTTTATTATCTGTGGCAGTGTTTCTAATGTTTCCAACCTGTAACCTGCCAAAGTGTTGGCTTGTAACTCCAAACAAGGCAAAACCATCGATACGATCAATACGGTATCAAATGTTACAATAGCAATAAATATTAAGGCCAGAGATGCTTAGTCCCTTTAGTAGAACTAATGAAACATGTACAACTTCACAGGAACGTATggtcaaaataaaaagctataATTCCTCCTCTATCTCAGTCTCTGACCATAATGAATACAGTAAGTGCACCATCTTCTGATGAAGCCACTTCTCTTTACCTTCCCTCTACACAAGAAAGCCATTAGTGTGCACCACTGCTCCtgcttccctcctcctcccaccaCTTGGGCCTTCTCGTGGGCCAGCAGGCTGACGAAGCGGGCCGCCTGTCGAGGACTCTCCAGTAGCCTGCCGGCCCGCAGGACACGCACGTAGGAGCACACTGGTCTGTTGACGCCATTCTCATCCTGTATAACGCAATGGCATACAACTAGAGGTAACGCATGTGGCCAGACTGATAAAACTCTTGGTTTAAAAGGTTTTGGACAAACATGTGTATAATGTCCTTTCCACATTGCGTGAATTGCTGCGAACCTGTGCAAAGATCTTGACCATTTTGGATTTGTGAGATGGTCGGATCTCAAGGAACTCCCTCCACCACTGCTTAGCGTAAACCAAGAAaagcctctctttctctgccgtCCGCTGCCTCTCCAGTGATTGCTGAATGAAAAATACACAGTGACATCATATACCGAATATAGAGCTATGAGGTTTCTTTTTACAGTGCTGCCATTATATCAGCTCTGAGAAAGATCGATTCTTAACAGTATTAATGGAATTGTGTTTTGATTCACCGTCAGTTCACAGCCGTTGTATTTGTTCATGAATAAAGGAGCAGAGgaataaacagaaagaaaacctCCAGTGCACTGACCTGTGTGCTGATGATGTCAGTGCTCAGAGTCTCGGTGAGAGGAGGGTAGAGTTCCAGACTGACAGTCAAAACACCAGCTGGGACTTTACATTCACTTCCTGgtaatgcgcacacacacaaacacacacacacacacgttactGAAATCCATTAACCCAATACTGAGAGCCAGACAAAGCAcaaacaattttatattttaacatagtgtttatattttaaacactgcTGTATGCGTCTCATTTGCCAAATGACCTAATGTAAGTTTGAATCATTTCGGCCACAGGATATAGTGTTGAGAGCCATGAATGCTCACACAGTgatttacaaaaatacaaataaaatatgtcctttacagttttcatttttattttatcatgtgcctaaattattcatttagcagTCATCATTCTGGAACTGCATCATATCTGACCTAGTACCATTGTATAGATTTAGtccaggatactgattcaccaaTAACCAGACACAAGTGTACTTGTACTACACGCTCCATTTAACCAGTTGTGTTGCTTTGAAACCAGTTGGCTGCACTACTAACAATTTGAGTGAGACACTTTAAAGGGGTTGAATACATATGCAATGCATTATTTCACGTCTCATTTTTTAACAGACATTGTTTTACGTGGTcgaaaagtgaaagtgaaaacttTCACTTTCATGTCCAAgatttcactttgacatgaaagtgacattttctaattttctgtCATAAACACTTACTTAAATTAACCCTGATTCAGTGGTGTGGTGAATGCATTTTTAGCCGGTGTATGTTTAGCTTTACTAGTTATTTATGTATGTCAAACTAAACATCTTCTCTATTTAGCGATGAACAACAATCGATAAAAGGTAGCTCAATACTGTACATATCAGACCcagtataaaaaaaagacaactatTAAATGAACAGTATACAGCATCACTCTCGTATTCACTGCTTCCTTACCAACTCCCATGAGCTCTAAAGCCAAGCAGGTCTTTCCACTGGACAAACTGAGCACTGCCCTCCAGTCCAGGAAGTAGGAAGACACTAACGTTGTCTCACTAGAGGTGTCTGTCTTGATCAGCACCAAGTGAACCGGGTCACACATAGAAAGCATGGTAGTTGCGTCTGCCATTTTAGTGCCCTCTCCTGCAATGCAAAAAAGGGATCAAGTGATTTAAAACAGCCatagagaaaataataatttcaaagcAGACCATGTGTAACAAATGTGGGAAACGTTTTGAACTCAACAGTCACTCGAGCCAATAGAATAATGACACTTGATGCTAAGTGACACATACCCATGCCATCTCTGTGAATCTCTAAGAGGAAGCCCTCCCTCAGGTCAGGCTCACATCCACAGGGCACTGGTTTTGACCGAAACCTCTGATTGCGAAAGTGCAGGTAAAGGGTGAACGTAGAACACACTTGACCGGGTAAACGCTCTGGCTCTTGGAGATGCTCCAGAAAGGCCCTACCTCCAAGCACTTGCAAATAGAGGTACCGCCGGGATGGGTCAATATAAGCTGGGAGTAAGAGAAGAATGCTTTTAATTGAGGTTACAGACAATAACAAGGGCAATGCTGAAGAAAAACGCCATGCTACTATGTTGGTTTCTCGGCATTTGTAAATAACGTTTCTTACTTTTCTTCATCTGCGTGATGTCGGCAAAATGGGTATCAGGCTTCTGAGGAGATCCTGTTTCTGCATCTGTGTTGGCTTCCTACCAAAGCATATACCAACATGGCCAAATATGGAACAGTTAGCATGTCaataatattgaaaataaaagttcaacTATCTGCATTTGACATTTGGTTTACAAAAGTCATTTGAAACATCTGGCCTACTAATAGTCTGATATTctagaatttaaaatgaacCTGGGTAAAGTGTAGGTCCTTCATCATATCATTTACAATTCCCCTCCGCTGCAGGGCACGCAGGAAATCTGCCTCAGACAGAGATTGATGTGCTGCACCTTGTTCATCCCTCACGACCTCAGCCAACACCTCTCGGATCTTCCCATGGATATCCATCTGATAACAACCAAACATTAACTGCCACATTTCCATTCACGCTTCATAAACTGAAATCACAGAGACATTACACCTATGAAGGTTTTACAGCCCTCACCTGCTCTAATGGTATCCAGTACTCTTAAGATTGACTTGccattcaaaataaatacatttttgtctcttGATTGTGCAGGAAAATCATTATTACTGAAACTTTGGGACATCTTCTGTTTGTAATATCAGTGGACATAAGAAAATGCATTCAAAGAAAgaccattttataaaatgtgttttaaggttAGCTACAAGTACgtaaacacaaacatcatgTAGTAGAGCCCCTGTAGTTAAGGACTGCAAAGAAATGCTGCTATatattgaaatatgttttattgtgtgtgacTCTTTGTCAGTaactatgtttgtgtgtaaagaaaTGGACCGTGTTTACTGACATAATTTGTTATGTCGTGTTAACCCACACGACGCTGCGTCGCTCACCTTCAGCAGATGGTTGTGAATGATTTTCTTCAGCTCGGAAGCTTTTTCAGGGGGCAGAGACATTGCAGCTGGTGAACTTTGAACCgctttaaaccaaaaataactAGCGACGTTGGCAAAAGAACACTGTCAGGAACAATTTCAAAGTCCGTTTGTCTTCATTAAGCTAGCTTTAATGCTATATTCTTTTTCTTCGAGATTATTGGCGATTGGCAGACCCGCCTAAGGGCGCATTACCGCCACTCATACTATCTTTATTTGTTGCCAACCACATTTCCAGTCACAACAAAGCTAAGAGTTCAAACTGTGGCGGAAACGCAAGCGTGAACGTGGCCGCGCTGATGCCTGAAACATTCTCTGAGCAAATCCATCTCCCTAATTGTTATGTTCTCGAGAAATGTATTTGTCGAGTGGGATATCCATGTTGAGAGTATCCCAGCTCGCATAAAATACACGTTTTTtgctctatttatttttttgttgaagaaatattaacatgttTATTCGGGCATTGTACGGGGTTTCCGCGTGCAATCTGCGTGCAAATGGAGAAGGACCCGTTTGTAGTCCACTCTATAGTTTTTGTAAATATGCTTCTTTGCAATACAACTATGCCTGTAATATCTTGGCCATTCATCTACTATGCTGTATGCTGGATCATTCACAGgaatgatattttaatgtttatttttatttatttattttttattattatccgtaggttgtttttttttttttggcctaaCTACTGTGGCacactttcagctagaaacaccgtTCAAACTTCCAACGTTCAAGTTATAGAGGACTTTATTGCTTGTTTacggctttttaaaaaatgtgccaacAATAACATCACATAATGTCTTGGAAGTTTTCGAGGCTTAGTGACTGTTTGCCTGACCAGTATATAAGGAAGTAACTTTCCATTtaagctatttcagcaaaacctgtttgtttgttttttttagccttgTTTGGAAAATCCATTCAGTGCTATTTCTAGTTAATATAATCGTTCTatttaataatcaaaaataTGCATCGTTTTCCTCACAGAACAAGTATTTCACCTCtcgttcacacacacagccaataAAGTGAGGACATTCATTGACTAATATTTCCCAACACTCTCTTGtgtccctcacacacacattttctaataGTCCAACATTGGATggacaacacttttttttttattggtagcaagttgaagaaataaaaaacacaaaaacgaGAAGGGTTAcgtaaaaaaagatttattagcTACCTTGACAAGCCCATCTGTCGTGTTCTGTAATCTTACATAGAAAACAAGTGGAATGTTTTGGTCAAAGAAATGATTTTCTTGGTTAAAATGAGAACTGGGTAAAAGCAATGTCCAACAGTGTTAACTAACCAATCCCCAAGGCATTATTTCATCTCAGCAGTCAGTACATGCTCGTTAAACTACTTATTGGATCACACATCCCGTAACTACAAACAGGCCAATGGAATATTATGTGGGAAACAGGAGCTCAGACAAACCATTGCTGTAGCGATCATGCTAAAAAAATCTTGGGAGCACACATTGTTTTCCATTTACCTTACTTCAAGGCACATTAAGAGTGAACTCAcccagtgcacacacacacacacacacacacacacacacacacacacacacacacacttctattaTAAGTTCTATTACTTTCTCCTAAATAATAACTGAATACAAGGTGCTTTGCTTCAACTTCTAAATTGCAATCTTACAGCTTTCGGTTAGTCCGAGCTAATTTAAAACCAATTTGGTGATACCAGTgggttaaaattaaaaagtaacaacaCAACGCAAAGGTAGTTACAAGTATCACTTTGTAATGCAGCCGACCAGTTATGTCAACAGATAATACATTCCATAATTTAACAGCCTGCCTTGCTGCGACATCCAAAAAAAATGGACAGCTTTGCTTTGGTttcctaaaaaaacaacaacagtggaACAAACctgaacatacacacattaaccCATCCAGTGGGTACACTTGCTAAGTGGTGTAAATGACCTAACAGCCTCTTATTATCCACGTGACAACCAAAACTGTTGTAAAACGTGCACATTtaacagaacaaaatgtaaGTTAACATTGCAGCAgggggttgggggggtgggggtgggggttccCTGCTAAATGGAAATGGAAGAACAAGTGGTGAGCGGGAAAATCTAAATACATGCATGACATTTTATAATGGAAAAAACAGTCTTTCTtgaaaggaaaaatataaaacatgtccACAGATCATGAACATACATCTGAccactacaaataaaaaatgcaaaaataaacttttttccccctattGTACTGCACCTTtagtagattttatttttttcaaaagtgaTTTGCTatcatacagtacattcatCAATAGGGacaggaaggaaaggaaattaTATTGTCGTGCTGGCACCAAGATCCTGAGATGTTACTATTTTATTAAGATCTTACatgaaaaatatacacacactcattttaTCTAGCACGCCCATATTCTGACCTCAATGAAATAAATACTCTCAGTTATGCACATATTACCTTCTAATTCTACTCGGAAAAATACCTAAACCCAGGTACTGGTGCCAAGTAAGAGTCAGTTTTAAGTGACCCAGAGTTTTTCACTGGGAGTACATCCAGCAAACCAGCAGGCCAATTGCCACAGCTGCCCCAGCACCCACATTAAGCAGGATGGGCCTCCAGTACAGCCACTTGTCTCGTTTCCTCTCCGAGTCGGTCAGTCTCTGTTTGATCAGCTTGAccttctgtgcagtgctggcAATCCTCTCCTCACGGTTTAGCTTTCTCACACTGAAATAGAGAATCAGTTAAGACGAAGCAATCAGCCGACGAGTGTGTGACAAATTCCATTAATCTCTTACACTGTGCTAATGCGGTGCTGGATAAGTATTTCTGTACGTAAGAAGCTTCAAAGACAGAGGGTTTGAGTCTGACTACTCCGAGGTCTAAAAATAATCTTAAAGTGAGTACTTTGATGGAAATGAAGGTAAACTGGCTCAAAGACAACTGTAAACTTACCTTGAGTAGCAGGACTGTACAAACTGAAGACCAAGGACTTACAGTACATTAACATGTCATTTCTTCCCATTGAATCTAACAGTCT
This window harbors:
- the cep76 gene encoding centrosomal protein of 76 kDa isoform X1: MSLPPEKASELKKIIHNHLLKMDIHGKIREVLAEVVRDEQGAAHQSLSEADFLRALQRRGIVNDMMKDLHFTQEANTDAETGSPQKPDTHFADITQMKKTYIDPSRRYLYLQVLGGRAFLEHLQEPERLPGQVCSTFTLYLHFRNQRFRSKPVPCGCEPDLREGFLLEIHRDGMGEGTKMADATTMLSMCDPVHLVLIKTDTSSETTLVSSYFLDWRAVLSLSSGKTCLALELMGVGSECKVPAGVLTVSLELYPPLTETLSTDIISTQQSLERQRTAEKERLFLVYAKQWWREFLEIRPSHKSKMVKIFAQDENGVNRPVCSYVRVLRAGRLLESPRQAARFVSLLAHEKAQVVGGGGKQEQWCTLMAFLCRGKGDCEDHATLLCSLLLGFGLDAYVCVGTKAKGVPHTWVLTRGTDGSITFWESLTAHRYLHHPIDPDAPPLAPQPKPSSPYRTVGCVFNHQIFLANCQPSDAVDLCVFDFQNQTRWKAMSEEALKSVCAPGSTTSLPPLPPLCAPALDPASASNQLELEMRYLVSEHRKDLGLVTVWDDHLSYLLSSALSVYELERCTGVSCGNEEFQDAVRRAVPEGHTFKGFPIHFLHCNARRAFATCLRSAFCEEIVCCRGDHMRLAIRVRVFVYPENACAVWLMFACKYLSVL
- the cep76 gene encoding centrosomal protein of 76 kDa isoform X2, whose translation is MSLPPEKASELKKIIHNHLLKMDIHGKIREVLAEVVRDEQGAAHQSLSEADFLRALQRRGIVNDMMKDLHFTQEANTDAETGSPQKPDTHFADITQMKKTYIDPSRRYLYLQVLGGRAFLEHLQEPERLPGQVCSTFTLYLHFRNQRFRSKPVPCGCEPDLREGFLLEIHRDGMGEGTKMADATTMLSMCDPVHLVLIKTDTSSETTLVSSYFLDWRAVLSLSSGKTCLALELMGVGSECKVPAGVLTVSLELYPPLTETLSTDIISTQQSLERQRTAEKERLFLVYAKQWWREFLEIRPSHKSKMVKIFAQGDCEDHATLLCSLLLGFGLDAYVCVGTKAKGVPHTWVLTRGTDGSITFWESLTAHRYLHHPIDPDAPPLAPQPKPSSPYRTVGCVFNHQIFLANCQPSDAVDLCVFDFQNQTRWKAMSEEALKSVCAPGSTTSLPPLPPLCAPALDPASASNQLELEMRYLVSEHRKDLGLVTVWDDHLSYLLSSALSVYELERCTGVSCGNEEFQDAVRRAVPEGHTFKGFPIHFLHCNARRAFATCLRSAFCEEIVCCRGDHMRLAIRVRVFVYPENACAVWLMFACKYLSVL